In Lentimicrobiaceae bacterium, a genomic segment contains:
- a CDS encoding acyl-CoA dehydrogenase family protein: MSNFYTDNPDLKFHLQHPLMEKITRLKEQNFTDKEKYDYAPLDHEDALNSYDKVLEIIGEISGEIIDANADEVDKTGPQLINNEVVYANGTQQNMDALKEAGLFGMSLPREYGGLNFSIVPYVMSAEIVSRADAGFANIWGLQDCAETIHEFASEDIKNAFLPRICNGETAAMDLTEPDAGSDLQAVQLKATLDEKTGNWILNGVKRFITNGDAHVSLVLARSEEGTTDGRGLSLFVYDRNSNAVTVRRIENKLGIKGSPTCELVFRNAPALLVGDRKLGLIKYVMSLMNSARLGVGAQSVGIAEAAYRIALKYATEREQFGKPIIHFPAVYEMLTNMRVKTEAIRSLLYETSRFVDIYKSLVFIQQTRSLDAEEKNDLKYYQKNADILTPLLKLFSSEYCNQIAYDAIQIHGGTGYMKDFAAERIYRDARITTIYEGTSQLQVVAAIRGVGNGAYLKLMKEYGEKTVKPDIEYMKNQLAKMTDQFAKTIEKVNSHEDAELYDFHARRLVEMAGNIVIGYLLLADANRNEKFNKSAEIFIRKAKSENVEKVSFINNFDSKDTGAFKI, from the coding sequence ATGTCGAATTTTTATACAGATAACCCAGACCTTAAGTTCCATCTTCAACACCCGTTAATGGAGAAAATTACACGGTTGAAGGAGCAGAATTTTACCGATAAGGAAAAATATGATTACGCTCCCCTTGACCATGAAGATGCTCTCAACAGCTATGACAAAGTATTGGAAATAATTGGTGAAATTTCTGGAGAAATCATTGATGCCAATGCCGATGAAGTGGATAAAACCGGTCCGCAACTTATTAATAATGAAGTTGTGTATGCCAATGGAACCCAGCAAAATATGGATGCATTAAAAGAAGCCGGTTTATTTGGGATGTCGCTTCCAAGAGAATACGGCGGGTTGAATTTTTCTATTGTACCCTATGTAATGTCTGCCGAAATTGTTTCCAGAGCCGATGCAGGTTTTGCTAATATCTGGGGTTTGCAGGATTGTGCGGAAACAATTCATGAATTTGCTTCCGAAGATATTAAAAATGCATTTCTTCCTCGAATATGCAATGGGGAAACTGCTGCAATGGATCTTACCGAACCCGATGCCGGCTCAGATCTGCAAGCCGTTCAACTGAAAGCAACCCTTGATGAAAAAACAGGCAACTGGATATTAAATGGCGTAAAACGCTTCATTACCAATGGCGATGCACATGTATCACTGGTTTTGGCTCGTTCAGAGGAAGGAACAACTGACGGAAGAGGACTATCATTATTTGTGTATGACAGAAACTCCAATGCAGTTACTGTTCGCCGTATCGAAAATAAACTTGGAATTAAAGGTTCTCCTACCTGCGAGCTTGTTTTTCGTAATGCTCCTGCATTACTTGTGGGCGATCGTAAACTCGGATTAATAAAATATGTAATGTCGCTCATGAACTCTGCCCGTTTGGGCGTAGGAGCACAATCTGTAGGTATTGCCGAAGCGGCATACAGGATAGCCTTAAAATATGCGACAGAAAGGGAACAATTCGGAAAGCCTATCATTCATTTTCCTGCAGTTTATGAAATGTTAACCAATATGCGGGTAAAAACCGAAGCAATTCGTTCTTTATTATATGAAACATCAAGATTTGTAGATATTTATAAATCATTGGTTTTTATTCAGCAAACCCGTTCGCTTGATGCAGAAGAAAAAAATGATCTGAAATATTACCAAAAAAATGCGGATATTTTAACCCCGCTCTTAAAACTTTTCTCGAGTGAGTATTGCAACCAGATAGCTTACGATGCCATTCAAATACACGGTGGTACAGGTTATATGAAAGACTTTGCTGCTGAGCGAATTTACCGGGATGCCCGTATTACTACCATTTATGAAGGAACATCTCAATTACAGGTGGTTGCCGCCATAAGAGGAGTCGGTAATGGTGCCTATCTGAAATTGATGAAAGAATATGGTGAAAAAACCGTTAAGCCTGACATAGAATACATGAAAAACCAACTGGCAAAAATGACTGACCAGTTTGCGAAAACTATTGAAAAAGTAAATTCCCACGAAGATGCTGAGTTATATGATTTCCATGCAAGACGTTTGGTGGAAATGGCTGGGAATATTGTAATCGGGTATTTATTGCTTGCAGATGCCAACAGAAATGAAAAATTTAATAAATCTGCTGAAATATTTATCCGGAAAGCAAAATCTGAAAATGTTGAAAAAGTTAGTTTTATAAATAATTTTGATTCAAAAGATACAGGTGCATTTAAAATTTAA
- a CDS encoding NAD(P)H-hydrate dehydratase has translation MKIFHTSQIREADVYTICNEPIASIDLMERAANACTKAILSYIPIGCSVKVFCGLGNNGGDGLAIARLLYLQHIPVEVFVIKYSDKYSDDFAKNFERLKAYPIQSTIITCRNDFPKITKADVVIDALLGSGLNKPVEGIVSDIISYINTQKYFTIAVDIPSGLSIDEPPSMPDEIICADITLTFEFPKLSFLFPESEKYIGKFDILPIGLHLTYIENTQTKNYFLTSSFIKPLLKKRKLFSHKGNFGHALLISGSKGKMGASVLASQACLRSGAGLITTHIPAIGYNVIQTAFPECMASIDNKEEYITNLPDLFPYSAVAAGPGIGKDIQTQNVVKLLIQNAICPILLDADALNILGENKTWLGFLPPESILTPHPKEFDNIAGSSGNSFERWQLQSKVSIKYNVFIVLKGHYTSITCPDGNCYFNSTGNPGMATAGSGDVLTGIILGLLAQGYSSKNACIIGVYLHGLAGDIAAEHTGYEALIASDIINKLGMAFGKLRK, from the coding sequence ATGAAAATATTTCACACTTCCCAAATTAGAGAAGCAGATGTTTATACTATTTGTAATGAGCCCATTGCATCCATTGACCTGATGGAAAGAGCCGCAAATGCTTGTACAAAAGCTATTTTATCATATATACCTATAGGATGCTCTGTTAAAGTTTTTTGCGGATTGGGAAATAATGGAGGTGACGGTTTGGCTATTGCTCGTTTACTGTATTTGCAACATATTCCAGTAGAAGTATTTGTAATAAAATATTCCGATAAATATTCCGACGATTTTGCCAAAAATTTTGAACGGTTAAAAGCTTACCCTATCCAATCCACAATTATTACTTGCCGGAATGATTTTCCGAAAATTACAAAAGCAGATGTCGTAATTGATGCCCTCCTGGGGTCAGGTTTAAACAAACCTGTGGAAGGGATTGTTTCTGATATTATTTCATATATTAATACACAAAAATATTTTACGATTGCTGTAGATATTCCGTCGGGTTTAAGCATAGATGAACCACCCTCAATGCCTGATGAAATTATCTGTGCAGACATTACATTGACTTTTGAATTTCCCAAATTATCATTTTTATTTCCTGAAAGTGAAAAATATATAGGTAAATTTGATATTTTGCCGATTGGCTTACATCTAACTTATATTGAAAACACCCAGACAAAAAATTATTTTCTAACTTCTTCCTTTATTAAACCTTTACTAAAAAAAAGAAAACTTTTTTCGCATAAAGGTAATTTTGGGCATGCTTTGCTAATTTCCGGAAGTAAAGGAAAAATGGGGGCATCGGTATTGGCATCGCAAGCGTGTTTACGTTCGGGAGCAGGATTAATCACAACACATATTCCAGCAATAGGGTATAATGTTATTCAAACTGCGTTTCCGGAGTGTATGGCAAGTATTGATAATAAAGAGGAGTACATAACAAACTTACCCGATCTTTTCCCCTACTCTGCTGTAGCTGCCGGACCAGGAATTGGAAAAGATATTCAAACACAGAATGTTGTTAAATTATTAATACAGAATGCTATATGCCCTATTTTGCTTGATGCGGACGCATTAAATATTTTAGGTGAAAACAAAACATGGTTAGGTTTTCTTCCTCCCGAAAGTATTTTAACTCCACATCCGAAAGAATTTGACAATATTGCAGGCTCTTCCGGGAATAGTTTCGAAAGGTGGCAACTACAGTCGAAAGTTTCAATAAAATATAATGTATTTATTGTGCTAAAAGGACATTACACTTCTATAACCTGTCCGGATGGCAATTGCTATTTTAATTCAACCGGAAATCCGGGTATGGCTACTGCCGGAAGCGGCGATGTATTAACAGGAATTATTCTTGGCTTGTTAGCCCAAGGATATTCTTCAAAAAATGCTTGTATTATAGGAGTTTATCTTCACGGGCTTGCTGGCGATATTGCTGCTGAGCACACGGGTTACGAGGCACTTATTGCTTCTGATATTATTAATAAACTGGGAATGGCTTTTGGTAAATTACGAAAGTAG
- a CDS encoding RDD family protein, whose translation MENQTVPPVLSPVKYAGFWLRFVAFIIDSIVIGIIKWILISPVLVFFGISTLNNMDCTNDFETIKSITLFIGTMLISGLVIVVLTWLYYALLESSPHQATIGKLAVGIKVTDESGNRVTLLRASGRHFAKIISAMILMIGFIMAGFTEKKQALHDMIANCLVIKK comes from the coding sequence ATGGAAAATCAAACTGTTCCCCCCGTTCTATCTCCGGTAAAATACGCCGGTTTTTGGTTAAGATTTGTAGCCTTTATCATTGACAGTATCGTTATCGGTATTATTAAGTGGATACTTATTTCACCTGTTTTGGTTTTTTTTGGCATTTCCACTCTTAATAATATGGATTGTACAAATGATTTCGAGACTATAAAATCAATAACATTATTTATAGGTACCATGCTAATTTCCGGTTTGGTGATAGTAGTATTAACATGGTTATACTATGCTCTGCTCGAATCCTCACCTCATCAGGCAACAATTGGTAAACTGGCTGTAGGAATAAAAGTAACTGATGAGAGTGGCAATAGAGTAACTCTTTTACGAGCTTCCGGCCGCCATTTTGCAAAAATCATTTCTGCTATGATTCTTATGATTGGTTTTATTATGGCAGGATTTACAGAAAAAAAGCAGGCTCTTCATGATATGATAGCAAATTGTCTTGTAATTAAAAAATAA
- a CDS encoding LytTR family DNA-binding domain-containing protein, with protein sequence MKINCIAVDDEPLALDIIRDYCAKISYLHLTKSFNNALDTIDYLNKNSIDLLFLDIMMEDLTGIQLLNTLKTKPFVILTTAYDNYAIQGFELDVVDYMLKPISFERFVKGVTKVYERMYPNGSTSDKQDNRLSDNSQLFFFVKTENRIEKINFSDILYFEGMGDYWRIVTLQRRIMSLISAKNIEEMLPENRFCRVHKSFFVAYDKIEAIERNRIRIKDMYIPIGETYRKIFFDTIERKKIS encoded by the coding sequence ATGAAAATCAATTGTATTGCTGTTGATGATGAACCTCTCGCACTTGATATTATCCGAGACTATTGTGCGAAAATATCTTACCTTCATCTTACAAAAAGCTTCAATAATGCATTAGATACCATTGACTATCTGAATAAAAACAGTATAGATTTGCTTTTTCTCGATATAATGATGGAAGACCTTACCGGGATACAATTATTAAATACACTAAAAACTAAGCCATTTGTTATACTAACTACAGCCTATGATAATTATGCTATCCAGGGTTTCGAATTGGATGTGGTAGATTACATGCTGAAACCTATTTCATTTGAACGTTTCGTAAAAGGCGTAACCAAGGTTTATGAAAGAATGTACCCAAACGGTAGCACTTCCGATAAACAGGATAACCGCCTGTCCGACAATTCACAACTTTTCTTTTTTGTAAAAACAGAAAACCGTATAGAAAAAATAAATTTCTCCGATATTCTTTATTTTGAAGGGATGGGAGACTATTGGCGCATTGTAACTCTACAACGCCGAATAATGAGCCTGATTAGTGCAAAAAACATCGAAGAAATGCTTCCGGAGAACAGATTTTGCAGAGTGCACAAATCATTTTTTGTTGCTTATGATAAAATTGAAGCCATAGAACGAAACAGAATACGCATTAAAGATATGTATATACCAATTGGTGAAACTTATCGTAAAATTTTCTTTGATACCATCGAAAGAAAAAAAATTTCTTAA
- a CDS encoding histidine kinase, giving the protein MKLKNKIFIHLAFWFYLINQGIFPYYIGKQEPYFIEMIISYTIGNVFVFYSFYALYPLLFSLKNKLYSIIIILILLAILSVLRFGFEYTYEYNILNIKKPNVIPYDTWFYNDLRLVIINFIYSLLIKFAIGWFESQKLKSDLINQNQSSELALLRSQVNPHFLFNTLNNIYSLVYKKSDDAPAAVMKLSSIMRYMLYDATSDKVLLEKEIEYLYSFVELQKLRSSKNNFVEIKLNGDIHQKTIAPMLLIPFVENAFKHGNKNVPSPGIRIQLNVTTDSIEFEVINYIRITNFENKDAIGGIGLNNIKRRLELLYPGKHTLSILQSTELFTVKLKIFN; this is encoded by the coding sequence ATGAAATTAAAAAATAAAATATTTATACATTTAGCTTTTTGGTTTTATCTAATCAATCAAGGGATTTTTCCATATTATATTGGGAAACAGGAACCATATTTTATAGAGATGATTATATCTTATACTATTGGTAATGTTTTTGTTTTTTACTCATTTTATGCCTTATATCCCCTTCTTTTTTCATTAAAGAACAAACTATATTCAATAATAATAATACTAATTTTATTGGCAATTTTATCTGTTCTTCGATTTGGGTTTGAATATACTTATGAATACAATATATTGAATATCAAGAAGCCTAATGTAATACCTTACGATACATGGTTTTATAATGATTTGCGCCTTGTCATAATCAACTTTATATATTCACTCCTTATTAAATTTGCCATTGGTTGGTTTGAAAGTCAAAAATTAAAATCTGACCTTATAAACCAAAATCAATCGAGTGAGCTTGCATTATTACGCTCTCAGGTAAACCCTCATTTTCTTTTTAATACACTAAATAATATATATTCACTTGTTTATAAAAAATCTGATGATGCCCCGGCAGCTGTGATGAAATTATCAAGTATAATGCGATACATGCTATATGATGCAACAAGTGATAAAGTATTACTTGAAAAAGAAATAGAATACCTGTATAGTTTTGTAGAACTTCAAAAATTACGTAGCAGTAAAAATAATTTTGTCGAAATAAAATTAAACGGTGATATTCACCAGAAAACAATAGCCCCCATGTTGTTAATCCCATTTGTCGAAAATGCATTCAAACATGGAAATAAGAATGTTCCTTCTCCTGGTATTCGTATCCAGTTAAATGTTACAACTGACAGTATAGAGTTTGAAGTAATTAATTATATACGAATTACCAACTTTGAAAATAAAGATGCTATTGGTGGTATAGGACTTAATAATATTAAACGAAGATTGGAATTGCTTTATCCGGGAAAACATACCCTATCTATATTGCAATCTACAGAATTATTTACTGTTAAACTTAAAATATTCAATTAA
- the gyrA gene encoding DNA gyrase subunit A → MEEGGKIIQVNIENQMKSAYIDYSMSVIVSRALPDVRDGLKPVHRRVLYGMYELGVLSNRSYKKSARIVGEVLGKYHPHGDSSVYDTMVRMAQDWSLRYPLVDGQGNFGSIDGDNPAAMRYTEARLKKIAEELLDDLEKETVDFKLNFDDSLKEPTVLPSKIPNLLINGSSGIAVGMATNMPPHNLKEVVDGIIAYIDNREITIPELMKYIKAPDFPTGGIIYGYDGVKEAYETGRGRIILRGESKIESDKNGRDSLIVTSIPYQVNKAEMIKKTADLVNDKKIEGIVDIRDESDRTGMRIVYELKKDAITNVVLNKLYQFTPLQTSFSVNNIALVKGKPIQLNLKDLIIHFVEHRHEVVVRRTKYELSEAQKRAHILEGLLIALDHLDAVIALIRASQTPEDAKSGLILNFELSEIQAKAILEMRLQRLTGLERDKIKEEYQELLQQIEYLQQVLADESLRMDIIKKELLEIKEKYGDEPKTDIVYSARDFRIEDTIADENVVITISHMGYIKRTLLSEYRRQNRGGIGAKGSEIRDEDFVEYMYVASMHNYMLFFTEKGKCFWLRVFEIPEGAKTSKGRAIQNLINIDPDDKVRAFINVKNLSEDDYVNNNYIILATKKGVIKKTSLEAYSRPRQNGIIAINVNEGDQLLQAKLTDGANEVIMALRSGRAIRFNEKTVRPMGRNATGVRGVTLANAQDEVIGLICLEGEKYDILVVSENGYGKRSNLDDYRVTNRGGKGVKTISITDKTGALISIKNVTDNDDLMIINKSGIIIRLAVANLRIMGRATQGVRLINLRDGDAIASVAKVEIDEEEQNEILLEGSDSEPVIDSDLTITSIDNNNM, encoded by the coding sequence ATGGAAGAAGGTGGAAAAATCATTCAGGTAAATATTGAAAACCAAATGAAGAGTGCTTACATTGATTATTCAATGTCGGTGATAGTATCAAGAGCTTTACCTGATGTAAGAGACGGGTTAAAACCTGTACATCGCAGAGTATTGTACGGAATGTATGAACTGGGAGTACTGTCAAATCGTTCGTATAAGAAATCGGCACGTATAGTAGGGGAGGTATTAGGTAAATACCATCCCCATGGTGATTCTTCCGTTTACGATACCATGGTACGTATGGCTCAGGATTGGTCATTGCGCTATCCATTGGTTGACGGACAGGGAAATTTTGGTTCTATTGACGGTGATAACCCTGCGGCAATGCGTTATACCGAGGCTCGCCTTAAAAAAATTGCAGAAGAACTTCTTGATGACCTTGAAAAAGAAACCGTTGATTTTAAATTAAATTTTGATGATTCCTTGAAGGAACCCACCGTACTGCCTTCAAAAATTCCCAACCTTCTCATAAACGGATCATCGGGAATTGCTGTAGGTATGGCTACCAACATGCCTCCCCACAACCTAAAAGAAGTTGTGGATGGTATCATTGCTTACATTGATAACCGGGAAATTACAATACCCGAATTGATGAAATATATCAAAGCTCCCGATTTCCCAACAGGCGGTATCATTTATGGTTACGATGGCGTTAAAGAAGCCTATGAAACAGGAAGAGGACGCATCATTTTACGTGGAGAAAGCAAAATAGAATCGGATAAAAATGGCAGAGATTCTCTCATAGTTACGTCCATCCCTTACCAGGTGAATAAAGCAGAAATGATTAAAAAAACTGCCGACTTGGTCAATGATAAAAAAATTGAAGGTATTGTTGATATCAGGGACGAATCAGATAGGACAGGCATGCGTATAGTGTATGAACTAAAAAAGGATGCTATAACTAACGTAGTGTTAAATAAATTATACCAATTTACTCCATTACAAACCAGTTTTAGTGTAAATAACATTGCGCTCGTAAAAGGAAAACCTATACAACTGAATCTGAAAGATCTGATTATTCATTTTGTGGAACATAGGCATGAAGTGGTAGTACGGCGTACCAAATACGAGTTGAGCGAAGCGCAAAAAAGAGCCCATATACTTGAAGGGCTGCTTATAGCTCTTGACCATCTGGATGCTGTAATTGCCCTTATCAGAGCCAGTCAAACTCCGGAAGATGCCAAATCAGGATTAATATTGAATTTCGAATTATCAGAAATTCAGGCAAAAGCAATTCTCGAAATGCGCCTCCAACGTTTAACTGGACTTGAAAGAGACAAAATAAAAGAAGAATATCAGGAATTATTGCAACAAATTGAATACCTCCAGCAAGTACTTGCAGATGAAAGTTTACGCATGGATATCATTAAAAAAGAGCTTCTTGAAATAAAAGAAAAATACGGTGATGAGCCCAAAACTGATATTGTATATTCAGCAAGGGATTTTAGGATTGAAGATACAATTGCAGATGAAAACGTTGTAATTACAATTTCGCATATGGGCTACATCAAACGCACCTTATTGTCTGAATACCGCCGGCAAAACAGGGGTGGGATAGGAGCCAAAGGTAGCGAAATCAGGGACGAAGATTTCGTTGAATACATGTATGTTGCATCTATGCACAATTATATGTTATTTTTTACCGAGAAAGGTAAATGTTTTTGGCTCAGGGTTTTCGAAATTCCAGAAGGTGCTAAAACATCCAAGGGAAGAGCTATCCAGAATCTCATAAACATAGACCCAGATGACAAAGTAAGGGCATTCATCAATGTTAAAAACCTCAGTGAAGATGACTACGTTAACAACAATTATATCATCCTTGCCACGAAAAAAGGAGTTATCAAAAAAACTTCTCTTGAAGCATATTCACGTCCTCGTCAAAATGGAATAATAGCCATCAATGTTAATGAAGGCGACCAATTATTACAAGCAAAACTTACAGATGGCGCAAACGAAGTCATCATGGCATTACGCTCAGGCAGAGCCATCCGTTTTAATGAAAAAACGGTAAGACCTATGGGAAGGAATGCCACAGGGGTAAGAGGGGTAACCCTTGCAAATGCCCAGGATGAAGTGATTGGATTAATTTGCTTAGAGGGCGAAAAATATGACATCCTTGTTGTTTCGGAAAATGGTTATGGAAAACGCTCTAATCTTGACGATTACAGGGTAACCAACCGTGGCGGCAAAGGAGTGAAAACTATTAGTATTACGGATAAAACCGGTGCTTTGATTTCCATAAAAAACGTAACCGATAATGACGACCTGATGATTATTAATAAATCAGGAATTATTATACGATTGGCAGTAGCAAACTTACGCATCATGGGCAGAGCCACCCAGGGAGTCAGGCTTATCAATTTGCGCGATGGAGATGCTATTGCTTCTGTGGCAAAAGTGGAAATAGATGAAGAAGAACAAAATGAAATATTATTGGAAGGTAGTGATTCAGAGCCTGTAATTGATTCTGATTTAACTATAACTTCTATTGACAATAATAATATGTAA
- a CDS encoding ATP-dependent Clp protease ATP-binding subunit, protein MEAKFSPKVKDILIYSKEEALRLGNDAIGVEHFMLGIIRNGEGIAVQLLNYLGVDLVDIRKKIEKTISANSLPGAKNTDDLSLVKQAERILKLTFLEAKLFNSELIDTEHLLLAILKNGDNLVSKLMQKEGITYETVKNELKTFSIEPKTPGDIISRSEFPKEGPAEEDPEEGEKNPLTFRKPGDSKSKTPVLDNFGRDITRAAEENRLDPIVGREKELERIAQILSRRKKNNPILIGEPGVGKSAIAEGLALRIVQRKVSRALFNKRIYSLDLASLVAGTKYRGQFEERMKAVLNELEKNRDIILFIDEIHTIVGAGNASGSLDASNIFKPALSRGEIQCIGATTLDEYRQYIEKDGALERRFQKILVDPTSPEETIEILQNIKEKYEDHHLVTYTDEAIKACVTLTNRYMTDRYLPDKAIDALDEAGSRVHITNINVPSEIIEVENRIDEVQKNKTLAINSQKFEEAAKFRDIERKLQSELESAKKRWEETSRINREIVSEDNVAEVVSMMTGIPIHKIARNESEKLIHMEEELANSVIGQADAIKKVVKAIRRNRAGLKDPNKPIGTFIFLGPTGVGKTHLAKILSQYLFDTKEVLIRIDMSEYMEKFAVSRLIGAPPGYVGYEEGGQLTEKVRRKPYSIVLLDEIEKAHPDIFHLLLQVFDDGILTDSLGRKVDFKNTILIMTSNIGSRQLKDFGQGVGFSTQAKISGSVGYTQSVIENALRKTFAPEFINRIDDVIIFESLERDDIHKIIDIELSHLFKRVQSLGFQMEVSIRAKDYILEKGWDAQFGARPLKRAIQKYVEDVLAEEIINTKLSPGDTIIIDYNEEKADMVISVVPSPVNETLSTKED, encoded by the coding sequence ATGGAAGCTAAATTTTCTCCAAAAGTCAAAGATATACTGATATATAGTAAAGAAGAAGCTTTACGACTGGGTAATGATGCCATAGGGGTTGAACATTTCATGCTGGGAATTATCAGAAACGGCGAAGGAATTGCTGTTCAATTGCTCAATTATTTAGGTGTGGACCTCGTTGATATTCGAAAAAAAATAGAAAAAACCATTTCTGCGAACAGTTTGCCCGGAGCAAAAAATACCGACGACCTTTCGCTGGTAAAACAAGCTGAACGTATTCTGAAACTTACTTTTCTTGAAGCCAAGCTTTTTAATAGCGAGCTTATTGATACTGAACATCTACTTCTTGCTATTTTAAAAAATGGTGACAATCTTGTATCTAAGTTGATGCAAAAAGAAGGCATCACTTACGAAACCGTAAAAAACGAGTTGAAAACTTTTTCTATAGAACCAAAAACGCCGGGAGACATTATTTCCCGGTCTGAGTTTCCTAAAGAAGGACCCGCAGAAGAAGATCCGGAAGAAGGTGAAAAAAATCCTTTAACATTTCGTAAACCAGGAGATTCAAAGTCGAAAACCCCTGTTCTTGATAACTTTGGCAGAGACATCACCCGTGCTGCCGAAGAAAATCGTCTTGACCCAATAGTAGGACGCGAAAAAGAGTTGGAACGGATAGCCCAGATACTTAGTAGGCGGAAAAAAAATAACCCCATTCTTATAGGCGAACCCGGTGTAGGAAAATCAGCCATTGCCGAAGGGTTAGCTCTGCGGATAGTACAACGCAAAGTATCACGGGCACTGTTTAATAAAAGAATTTATTCTCTCGACTTGGCTTCGCTGGTTGCCGGAACCAAATATCGTGGACAATTTGAAGAAAGGATGAAAGCCGTACTCAATGAATTGGAGAAAAATCGCGATATCATCCTGTTTATTGACGAAATACACACTATTGTTGGCGCCGGTAATGCTTCAGGTTCGCTCGACGCTTCCAATATTTTTAAGCCAGCACTTTCAAGAGGTGAAATTCAATGCATTGGAGCTACCACATTAGACGAATACCGGCAATATATTGAAAAAGATGGCGCTCTGGAACGTCGTTTCCAGAAAATTCTGGTTGACCCCACTTCGCCCGAGGAAACCATCGAAATTCTTCAAAATATAAAAGAAAAATATGAAGACCACCATTTGGTTACTTATACAGACGAAGCTATTAAAGCATGCGTAACATTAACCAATAGGTATATGACTGACAGATACTTACCTGATAAAGCCATTGATGCGTTAGATGAAGCTGGTTCGCGTGTACATATTACTAATATTAACGTTCCTTCTGAAATCATTGAGGTAGAAAACCGCATTGATGAAGTACAGAAAAATAAAACATTGGCTATCAATAGCCAAAAATTTGAAGAAGCAGCTAAATTTCGTGATATCGAAAGAAAACTACAGTCGGAGCTTGAATCAGCCAAAAAAAGATGGGAAGAAACATCCCGTATCAACCGGGAAATTGTTTCTGAAGATAATGTAGCGGAAGTAGTTTCAATGATGACAGGCATACCTATTCACAAGATTGCCCGAAACGAAAGCGAAAAACTTATTCACATGGAAGAAGAACTTGCAAACTCCGTTATAGGACAAGCAGACGCCATTAAAAAGGTAGTAAAAGCAATCAGACGCAACAGAGCCGGATTAAAAGATCCAAACAAACCTATAGGAACTTTTATATTTTTAGGACCCACCGGCGTGGGGAAAACCCATCTCGCCAAAATATTGTCTCAATACCTTTTTGATACGAAAGAAGTTCTCATTCGCATTGATATGAGTGAATACATGGAAAAATTTGCTGTTTCGAGACTGATAGGAGCTCCTCCGGGTTATGTGGGCTATGAAGAAGGAGGACAACTGACAGAAAAAGTAAGGCGTAAACCCTATTCTATTGTTTTGCTGGACGAAATTGAAAAAGCACATCCTGATATTTTTCACCTTTTGCTTCAGGTTTTTGATGATGGCATACTTACCGATAGCTTAGGAAGAAAGGTGGACTTTAAAAATACCATCCTCATCATGACTTCTAATATTGGTTCCCGGCAACTTAAAGATTTCGGACAGGGGGTTGGATTTTCTACTCAGGCAAAAATTTCAGGAAGTGTCGGCTATACGCAAAGTGTTATTGAAAATGCTTTACGTAAAACCTTTGCTCCTGAATTTATCAACCGGATTGATGATGTAATAATTTTTGAATCGCTCGAAAGGGACGATATACATAAAATTATTGATATTGAATTGTCTCACCTGTTTAAAAGAGTACAGTCCCTTGGATTTCAAATGGAAGTTTCAATCAGGGCAAAAGATTATATCCTTGAAAAAGGTTGGGATGCTCAGTTTGGAGCCCGTCCTCTGAAAAGGGCAATTCAGAAATATGTGGAAGATGTTTTGGCTGAAGAAATAATCAATACCAAACTTTCGCCCGGGGATACAATAATCATTGATTATAATGAAGAAAAAGCGGATATGGTAATTTCAGTAGTCCCTTCTCCGGTAAATGAAACGCTCAGCACAAAAGAAGATTAA